The Oscillatoria acuminata PCC 6304 genomic interval TTCCAGGCCGGTTCCGACTAAGGGTCGCTCTGGCAGTAACAGCGGCACGGCTTGCCGCTGCATATTAGAACCCATCAGGGCGCGGTTGGCGTCATCATGTTCCAGGAAAGGAATTAGAGAGGTTGCCACGGAGATAATCTGCACGGGAGATACCGCCACATAGTCCACCTGATCGGGTGTAGTGGTGGTGAAATCTTGGCGATAGCGCACCGGGACGGTTTCACCCTGGATATAGCCGCCTTCATCGACGGTAATATCCCCAGGGGCAACCCGCAGGTCATCTTCCTCATCGGCAGTCATAAACAGGGCTCCCCGTTCCCGCAAGACCCGACCGTTTTCTACGGGATAAAATGGGGTTTCGATAAATCCGTAGGGGTTGACGCGGGCGTGAGTGGCCAAGGAACCAATTAATCCGGCGTTGGGACCTTCTGGAGTCTCGATCGGGCAGATCCGTCCATAGTGGGAGGGGTGAATATCCCGGACGGCAAATCCCGCCCGTTCCCGAGTTAAACCACCGGGACCGAGGGCGCTCAAGCGGCGTTTGTGGGTCAGTTCCGCTAAGGGGTTGGTCTGATCCATAAACTGGGAAAGCTGGGAAGACCCAAAGAATTCCTTGATGGCGGCGACGAGGGGTTTGGGGTTGACCAAGGAGGCGGGGGTCAGGGAATCGGCATCAGAAACGGTCATCCGTTCCCGGATGATGCGTTCTAAGCGGTTGAGCCCGACTCGGACTTGGTTTTGCAAGAGTTCGCCAACCGATCGCACCCGACGATTGCCTAAGTGGTCAATGTCGTCGCTTTGTCCCACGTCGAATTCCAGGTTAATCAGGTAATCGATCGCCGTGAGAATATCCTGGGGCGTCAGGACCCGGACGTTATCGGGTACAGACAGACGCAATTTTTTATTTAGCTTATAGCGGCCCACCCGTCCCAAATCGTACCGTTTCGGGTCAAAGAAGCGCGATTCCAGGAGTTGGCTGCCTCCGGATACTGTGGGGGGTTCCCCGGGACGCAGCTTTTTGTAAAGCTCCATCAGGGCTTCTTCTTCTGTGAATTCCCCTTCTTTTTCAATGGTTTTCTGAAAATATTCCGGGTGACGCAGGGCATCGAAAATTTCGTTGTTGGTAAGTCCCAGGGCCTTAAGCAGCACTTGGGCGCTCAATTTACGGGTTTTGTCAATGCGGACCCAGACTAAATCATTTTTGTCCGTCTCAAATTTCAGCCATGCCCCCCGGTTGGGAATCAAGCTGGCATTGTAGGTGCGGCGACCATTTTTGTCGGTCTCGGATTTGTAGTAAACTCCGGGAGAACGGACAATTTGGTTAACGATGACTCGTTCGGCCCCGTTAATGATGAAGGTTCCCCGTTCGGTCATTAAGGGCAGGTCGCCGATGAAGACTTCTTGCTCTTTGATTTCGCCGGTTTCTTTGTTGATGAGTCGGGTGGGGACATACATTTGCACCGCGTAGGTACTGTCCCGGCGTTTTGCGTCATCGACATCGTATTTCGGACGCTTGAGTTTGTAGTCCTTCCCTATAAAATGTAATTCTAGTTTTCCCGTATAGTCAGTGATGGGGGAAAAGCTGTCGAGTTCTTCAATCAGTCCTAATTCAAGAAACCAACGGAAACTCGCCCTTTGAATCTCGACGAGATCGGGGAGGGTAAATGCCGTTGCTGCTGGGTAGGTCGGATTATTCATTTGTGTCGATCGCCTCTACGCTGTGAATTCTACGCAAGTTAGGGAAGGAGAAAATAAAGACCTGTGACGGAAGAATGAAGGGATGCATATTGAGCGTTCATCCTTCGTCCCTCGGGTGCTTTTGTTTCAAAGAGTGCTTGTTCGGTGACGCAGTTTGGTTTAAACTCCCGTTTGGGCTGGGCACAGTTCTCGGGTCAAAGATAGGTTTTTTTCTAGCAACTTTATGGGTCTCCCAATCAACGATTTAAGCTATCCATCAAGGGATAGCTACTGCGGTGAAATTCAGAGTTAGGCAATTTTTGCATTTTTTTTCAGGTAACCCATTATTATAGCTTTGTTCGTTTTTAGCGTCAAGGAATGGTTTAGTTTTCGGGTGCGATCGCACAGGGGGGTGTTCTATTTTAAGGGTCAACTCATCTTAAGGGTGAGTTGAAAGAGGCGACAGGCATTTTCTGTGGTTTCGGCGGCTAAGGTTTCTAAGGAAACCCCGCGCAGGGTCGCCACTTGTTCCGCCACGTAGCGAACGTAGGCGGGTTCATTGCGTTTGCCGCGTTTGGGAACCGGGGCCAAAAATGGGCAGTCAGTTTCGACCAGGAGGCGATCGCTGGGAACCAGACGAGCGGACTCTTGAATGCTGTGAGCATTCTTGAAGGTGACAATCCCGCTAAAGCTAATATAGAAGCCTAAGTCGAGAAACCATTGGGTCTCTTCGGGAGTTCCGCCCCAACAATGCATGACCCCAGGAACGGGACCGCGATCGCGCCAGAAACTCTGCAATAGTTCAGCCATCTCCTCGGACGCATCCCGACAATGGATGATCACCGCCTTATTCAGCCCCTGGGCTATTTCTAGCTGGGCGATAAAGGCTTCTTGTTGCTGCTGTTTATTTTCGGCCTTATAAAAGTCTAGCCCAGTTTCTCCAATGGCGACCACTCGCGCCTCGGATGCCGCTAATTCTTCAATGCGATCGCCAAGCTGGGAGGACCATTGATGGGCCTCCAAAGGATGCAAACCGACGGCGAAGGAAATTTCCCCAAACCGATTGGCCAGTCCTTGAATGGTGCCAAATTCTTCAGGCGTGACGCAGGAATGCACAAGATGCACGACCCCGGCTTCATGCCAACGTTCGCGGACCGCCTCTAAATCGCGGTCAAACCGCTCAAAATTAATGTGAACGTGGGTATCTATCAATTGCATCGGAATCGACGCGCTCTTGGGATGGAAAGATTGACCCGAGCCAAGCCGCGAGGTTTCGCGTCTGTAACAAGGGCGTTAACGAGTAAAAATCAGCAGGGGCAATGGGGTTGGACTAGGGCTTTGCGGGCTTTTAGTCCAACCAACAAGGACGCCCTCGGTTTCCCGATGCCGTCCATGACTGCAACCCTACGGTGTGGGTCATCCCTACGAGGCAGACGATTGCGCCAATACCTGTTGTTTAACAACTCTGGCTAAATTGGATTTTTTGCGAGCGCCGTTGTTGGGATGAAGAACGCCGCGTTTTACTGCTTTGTCGATCTTGCTGTAAGCGGCATTGAGCCGGTTATGGATCTCTTCCTTCAACTCGGGTGTTGGATTACTGCCGTATTGCTCGGCAGAGGTTACACATTTCTTAATCAGGGTTCTGACCGCTGATTTGTAAGATTTGTTACGCAAGCGATTGCGTTCAGTGATTTGGACGCGCTTGATAGCAGACTTAATGTTAGCCACAGTCGATTAGCCCAGAACTCAATACGGGAACAATTTTGTTTGACGATTCTCCACCCTAAAGCAGGGGAGATTCTTGGGCTGAATGGGGCCTCCACTGAGAAATTCAGTTTCGGTCTTACCCGTTCATGTCTAGCCAGAACAGATGCTTTCACATCGTCCACTTAAAGGCTACTCCCCAAGCGTGACTTCGCGTGCGCCCCACGCTAGTGGATTTTTTCCGTGCTGACCGCAGGGTCTCCAAGTTTTTTACAGATAGTGACGGTTCGGCTTGCCAAGTTGCGGAATTAGGACGTTAACCCTGTTTCCTCGCGCCTTGGCTGGTCAGCGACCCAATAGATTTTAACACAGAAAGGAATTTTAACACATAAAGCAAGTTAAGGCGCAAGAGTTAGGCTCATTTTAGAAGAATGAGGGTTTTCCAGCGTCATATTTTTGAGAAAACACTATACCATCGAATCACGGAGAAAATGCATTTCCGTTGAAGAAAATCCAGGTTAAGCTAGAGAGGACGGGGACGGGTAAGCCAAAGCAAAAGCATCGGTAGTCGCGGTTGATGTGGCGAGCGACCCGTTCTCCTCAAGGGCAATACCTGTCGATTATCTCCTAACTCCATGCTGCGAATCATTACACAGCGGGCTGAGGCACAAGCTGAACTCCGGCGCATCTGCGATCGCACCCACGACGACCAAGTTGTCCATAAAGAGGCAACGGTTCGAGAAGTGCTCCAAGCGGTCAAACGCCAAGGCGATCGCTCACTCTTGCACTATACGGCTGAGTTCGACGGGCAATCCTTAAAGCCCGAAGACCTGCGCGTGAGCGGCTCTGAATTGGATGCCGCCTATCAGCAGGTGTCAAAAGAACTCCTAGATGCCATTGGCTTGGCAAAGCAGAACATTGAAGCGTTCCATCGTCAGCGGGTCCCCAAATCTTGGGTTCAATTTGGGGAAGATGAAGTGGTGCTGGGTAAACGTTATACCCCGGTTGATCGAGCGGGGCTTTACGTTCCGGGGGGGCGAGCCGCCTACCCCAGTACCGTGCTGATGAATGCAATTCCGGCTCGGGTGGCTGGGGTCCCCCGGATTGTGATTTGTACCCCTCCGGGACCGGAAAAAACCGTGAACCCAGCGGTCCTGGTGGCGGCCCAGGAAGCGGGAATCCAGGAAATTTATCGGGTGGGGGGCGCTCAGGCGATCGCTGCCCTAGCTTATGGTACGGAAACCATCCCTAAAGTGGATGTAATTACCGGCCCGGGTAATATTTATGTCACCCTGGCGAAAAAGCAAGTCTTTGGCACCGTGGGCATTGACTCCTTAGCCGGTCCCTCGGAAGTCCTGATTATTGCCGATTCCCAAGGCAATCCGGCTCATATCGCCACGGATTTACTGGCGCAAGCTGAACATGACCCCCTCGCCGCCGCCATTCTGATTACCACCGATGCTCAGATTGCTCGCAAGGTCGTCGCGCAAGTCGAGGACCAACTGATTGATCACCCACGCCGGACCCTCACCGAAAAGGCGATCGCCCATTACGGTGTGGTCATTGTGGTTGATTCCCTGCAAATTGCCGCCGAACTCTCCAACGAATTTGCCCCAGAACACCTAGAACTCGAAGTCAGCGACCCTTGGGATTTACTGGAGTATATTCGTCATGCTGGTGCCATCTTCCTCGGGAACTCCACCCCTGAAGCTGTCGGCGATTACCTCGCAGGCCCTAACCATACCCTTCCCACCTCGGGATCGGCTCGTTATGCCTCAGCTTTGGGGGTGGAAACCTTTATGAAACACTCCAGTTTGATTCAATATTCTCCCAAGGCACTCCAAAAGGTCGCCGGTGCGATTGATGTGCTCACGAAAGCCGAAGGTTTACCCTCTCATGGGGATTCGGTCCGCAAGCGCATCAAAGATGGCCCCTAGCTTTTGTTGTCGATGGTTTTCACTCAAACCCCAGGGGCGATCGCCTCTGGAGAAAAAGGACCATCGACTCTATATCCTTTAGATAATTTTCTGCCGACAGTGACAGGTCGGCTTTTTTATGGGATGAATCCCCCCCAATCCTAGGCGATCGCCCCAGATGTTCGGGCGATCGCCGAACCCTCCCCAGATGACCGGGCTCTTTAAAAAAATTCCAATTGTTTCGGACTAAGCATTCTCACTCTAATGCCGCTAAACTAAGCGTTGAGGCCATTTTCTCCAGGAAATATTTTTTCCCGTAGGATTGAAGCCGGTTGCCCAAACTTGAAGGTTGCGAATAGCGAATTAGGAGATCGGCATTGTGATTAGTACCATTCTTGTAGCACTTGATGGCTCCGACTTATCAGAGCAAGTCATTGCGACCTTGCATAATCTGAAGCTCGAAACCATGACTCAAGTCATTCTGGCTCATGTCATATCCCAGCCCACATCAGATTTGGATGTGTTGGCGGATAGACCCCAAGTCGAGACGGAAGATATCCCCTATCGGGTTATTGAAAAAAAACTTCAATCCTATCAAGAAAAAATTCCTTGTAACACGGAACTCGAAATTGTCACCGGAGATCCTGCCGAAGAAATTGTCCGCTTGGCTAATATTTATCACGCTGATTTAATTTTAATTGGCAGCCGAGGTTTAACCGGAATGAAGCGAATTTTACAGGGTTCTGTGAGTTCTCAAGTGGTAACGGATGCCTCTTGTTCTGTTCTAGTTGTTAAGCCAGTCTTATCGGTCAAAGGGAAATAAGAAACCGGATTTTTTCCCCAGAAACCCGGTTTCTAGGATGACTGAAACGAGGCTTTATGGGGAAACAGCCTTAGTCTGAGCGACAAACTCTCGCAGACGCAGTAAATTCATCGTATGGCTTAAATTCAGCGGGAGTAAAGAGACCCCTTCTAGGCGGGACTGTACCCAACCGTCCCCCCAGTACCATTCGTGGAATCCATCAATGCTGCCACTCAATAACAGTCGCAGACAATTTGGGTCAGCACGTTCTACTTGATGTCGAACCGCCAAGGGACCCACAGAAATGGTAAAGGTTGCACCGGAATGCAACTCTTCCGGCAGGGGTGTAGAGAAGCGTTGGGTCCATAACCATTGTTGGAGGCGATCGCGGCGTAGGAGACTGTCGCGAATCACTGTTTCTGGTGCATCGACTTCGATTCTCAGATGAGCTTGTTGAAAACTGCCTAACATAGTTGAGGTTGAGTGCCTGTGGTGGTTTTCCCTTTCAGTATGGCAGATGGCTTGATGTCATTGGTCATTGGTCGTTTGTCTTGGGATGGGGGGATGGGGGGAGAGATGGGGAATTTATAGACAAAAAAGCACAACTCCCTGGGTAGAGGGCTGCCTTAGTCAGAAGTAAAGACAAGCCAGCTCATGAACATCAGGGAGTTGTGGAGAATTCGGGGTTTAGTTAACCGTCATTGAGTTGCGATCGCAACTGTTCCAATTCATCATCCACAGCGGTTTTGGGAGCGCTGCTTTCTCCGGCGCTGGGGAGTTGACTTTGAGCCGGAGATGCGCCGGTGAGTTGAGCTTTCATGGCCGAAAGTTCATCATCCACATCACTTCCCGCCTCCAATTGCGCGAACTGATTTTCCAGATTCGTGCCGCCAATTTCATAAGCCGCTTGAGAGCGGGCTTCCATTTGCAACACCTTTTCTTCCATGCGCTCGAAGGCTGCCATTGAGCCACCCGTGTTGATTGAACCGAGGGTGTTTTGAAGCTGTTCGTTTGCTTTGGCTGCTTGCGCCCGAGCTTTGAGCATATTTTTCTTGGTTTTCGCTTCGGAAATCTTGCTTTCCAAACCGATTAAATTACGCTTGAGGTTATCCACCTGAGTTAACTGCCCATCGAGTTGGGCTTTTAACATGGCAGCGGTTTCAGCGTTGGATTTTTTGCGAACGAGGGCTTCGCGGGCGAGATTTTCATCCCCTTTTTGCAGGGCGAGTTGGGCACGACTTTGCCAGGTATTGGCTTCGTTGTTGGCTTGCTCGTACTGTTTCTGGGTGCGTTTTTGGTTGGCAATGGAGCTGGCGACGGCTTGGCGCAACTGCACCAAGTCTTCCTGCATATCGATAATAGATTGCTCTAGGACTTTTTCTGGGTCTTCTGCTTTGCTGACGATATCGTTAAGATTGGCTCTGACAACTCGGCTAATGCGATCGAACAATCCCATGATGCTATTTTTCCTTTTCGGGTTTACAAGGTAGGTTTTTATGGACAGGCTACGGGCCTGAGATCCCCTGGTTAAGGGAAGGGGTGGCAACGGTCCGCACCCATTCCATCTCCTTTGATGGTACTCGGTGTCAGCCGGAGACAGAAGGTGGCTGCGGCGATCGAATACCAGAAACTCTCTTGATGAATCTAGTGTAAAAACTTCATCCGCTTTCGGGCTACATCCCGATATATTTTTGGGTGGATGGACCCCCTGGACTATTGACTCTGAAGGCACTGCTTCAAGGGTCCCTGATTGAGTCAAGGGGAACGGGATAGGGGAACTCAGCGCCTTGAGAGTTTTTCTAAGTGGGTTTAATTCCTAGTTTAAAGGGTAAGGCTTAAAGTTTTGATAGCTCATCAGCGCTTGCCAATTCACCGAATTATCAAATTTGACGGGAAGCAACGGAACGGATTTCTGGCAACTTCACCCTAAATGGAGGGGGGAACTGGAGGCTGGCTAGTGGGAGGTTACGCCTTCAGGACCGATGGAGAATACACCCCGGATCAAGGGTTACTCGTCCATGCGATCGCGGAGTTTTTGGAGTTCTCCTTCTATTTCCGGATCTCGGGGAGCAGAGACGGGCTGAAGTTCAGGAAGAGAGAGATTACTCCCGCTGATTTGCGCTTTGAGTGCCGTTAATTCCTCATCCACCTCACCTCCAGATTCTAGGGAAGCAAATTTTTTTTCTAGGTCATCGCCACCGAGAGAGGCGACTGCCTCCGATCGCGCTTCGAGTTGCATGACTTTTTCTTCCATCTGCTCAAAAGCCGCCATTGCATTCCCAGTCCCGACATTCCCGAGCATCTCATTGAGTCGCTCGGATGCCTGGGCGGAGCGCGCACGGGCAATATAAAGGTCTTTTTTTGTCCTCGCTTCGACGATTTTACCTTCTAAAGCCCGCATATTTTGCTTAAGCTGTTCTACCACTCCGGTTTGTTGGTCAATCTGTGTTCTCATGCCTGTCGCCGTATCTTGGTAAGATTTACGACGGGTCAGGGCTTCGCGAGCGAGGTTCTCATCCCCCTTTTGCAAGGCCAACTGCGCCCGTCGATACCATTCATCGGCGGTAGACTGGGCTTGGCTGTACTGACGCTCAGTGCGTTTTTGGGTCGCGATCGCCTGAGCTACAGCTTGTCGCAGTTGGATTAAATCCTCCTGCATTTCAATCATTGTCTGTTCGAGAATCTTTTCGGGGTCTTCGGCTTTATTAATTAAACTATTAATATTGGCGCGAATCACCCTCATGATTCGGTCAAATAATCCCATAACGGACTCCATATAACTTGCATCGTGCCTTCTAGGTTGTCCCAGGTCCCGGGCTAAAATGTCAGGGTTTTCTTAAAAAGGCGATCGCCTTCTATCCCATGAGCGAGGGCTGGCATTTTTTGTCAAACCCCTTCCCCCATAGGGCGATCGCCAGATGTCTAGCCCTAACATTCTGCCTATTGCTGACCGGGTACGAATCCTAACCCTATGCTATCGCAGTCTCTAAGGCTGTGCAGTCTATCCCTTAAGGCCTATAAATTTGCCCGGTCATCCCTTGCTGCTTCATTTGTTCCACCATTGCTTGAGCTGAGGCTTGATCTTCAAAGGCTGCTACCTGAATCTTGACCCCAATTGGATACTCGCGCAGGTAAGCATCGGGTACGACTTCTCGCGCCTTCCATAGGCTCTCATCATTCTGATAATCCATCACCACATAATAAAACCCAGGCAATGATGCCGGACTCACCCCTGTATTCGGTGCTGCTGGTGCTGCTGGTGCTGCCGATGTTGCTGGTGCTGCCGATGTTGCTGGTGCTGCGGGTGTTGCTGGTGTTGCTGGTGCTGCTGGTGCTGCCGGTGCAGTTCCCCCATTCGGAGCGACAGTCGGGGCGGTTCCGGTGGCGGGTTGAGTCCCCGCAGGCTGGCTGGATCCGGCCAGATAGTCTGTGGTCAAATTGCTCAACCCAGGGGAAGTTGGGGCCGGAGTACCGGGGGCGGGGTTGGGAGTGACCGTTGGAGCGATCGCCCCAGCAGAGGCGGGGACAGACTCTTGAGGATTTGGTGCTGGAACTGCTACCGGCGATTTGTCCTCCAGGGTTCCGAGATTCCCTAAATCCAAAGGTTTAAACTGAGAATTGGTTAAATCCGGGGTTATTCTCTCGGCTTGATTATCTGAAGTTGGATCAGTTCCTAAGCTATTCACATTGCCACCTTGAGTTGCTTGAGTCCGCGTCCCTTCGTCCCCAGACTCTCCCATCTGAGTCACGACATAAACTAAGGTGGCACTGGCTGCGACAAATAACAGCATGGAACCAATTCCCAAGGGACTCAAAAAGCTATTTTGAGCCCGCGTTTTTCGTCTAGCGCGCAGTTCAGCCAGCTTTTTAGCATTGTCTCGATCTAAGCTGTTCACCAGTTTTTCTGAAGAGTCGAGATATTCATTGGGACCCCTGGGGTCCGTTCCCTCTGTCGGCCCCACCAATGCCCCAGGGCTTTCGGTAGATAAGCCCATCCCATTAGCGGTTGCGGGATGATCTCCCGAGGGGAGGTTGCCGTTGTCCCCAGATGTGGCGATCGCCGGCATATCCAAGGGCTGATTTTGACTCCCATTAACCCCAGCACTTGCCGTTTGTGCTGCATCAGGTCCGGGCATCGGTTTGAGGGCTTCAAATTTCAAGGTTTGAGCGCTGGGCAGTTCTAAGGCGGGAGACTGCTGGGGTGGCTTGCTACTGGGGGACAGGGTAATTAAATCCACTGGGTTTTTTTGAGGGGGGGTCAACCCATTCCCGGAGTAGGACGGTTGCACGGTATCACCCCGTTTTTGTCGTCGATATCGGGTTAATTCTGACTCTAGCTTGACGTCTAAACTTTCTAGCACGGCGGCTAATGCCGGTTTTAATCCTTGCTCTGGGGAAACTGGGGCGGGACTCGCCTTGGGGGACCGTTCGATCATGCCGTCTCTCCTGTGTGATTTCGTGATGATTTCGCCGGGTGGGTTGCTCCCTGAAGATGGGGAGTTTGACTGATTCTAGCCAATGCCCATCCCTATAATAGGAGGCATGGCAAGAGTCACCGACTGTACTGTTGCACCCAATTTTAAATGTTTCAGTTCAATTCACTTCAATGTTGAGTTTGACTCGATGGCTTTTAACTCTCTTGATCATATTTTAGGCGCTCTAGCGGCTCAGACCCTGGGACAGCAGCAACGGGAATATCAGCAATTGGTTGAGTCTTGGGCGATCGCAGTGGGGCCGAAGATTAGTCAACATACTCGTCCTTTGGCGGTGGAACGAGGGGTGCTGCGGGTGGCGACTTCTAGTGCAGCTTGGGCGCAAAACCTGATGTTTGAGCGCAGACGGATTCTGCAACGGTTGAATGTGGGACGCTCTGAGGCGATCGCAGATATTCGATTTTCTCCCAAGGATTGGTCTAAATCTGATGTGAAATGTCCAGATTTGGCAGATCAAGAAATACTTTGGCAGGATCATCCTTCTCGGCTGGCTCAGTTGAGTGCGGATGCCGAAATTCCCAAGGGTTCTGAGGCAGGACTGACGCCCTCTGTAGAGTTAAACCCTAAACGTAGAGGCGATTCGCCAATCGCCTCTACATTGAGGATGGATTCTCAAAATCGGCGTAAACCCGGTGAGGTTGAGAATGCTCAAGGGACTTTTGAGCGTTGGGCGCAACGAGTGCAAGCGCAGTCCCTGGGGTTGCCCCTTTGTCCCGATTGTGGTTGTCCCACGCCTCCAGGGGAACTCGATCGCTGGTCAGTTTGCGCCCTCTGTGCTCCCAAACAGTGGTCAGGGTAAGGGCGATCGTCGGTCTTTCGGGATTACCATACCCCCACCTCCATTACCCAGATCTCCCTCAAATCTCGGGAGCATCTCAATTTTGCCTAAAAACCGATCGGATCGGACCTCTCCCCGGCCCTCTCCTTTTAGGAGAGGGAGAATAAGAAAATTTTTTGATTGCTGGAGGGGAAAATAAATGTCTTTCTCCCCCTTCCCTCCTAGGGAAGGGGGCTGGGGGGTTAGGTCTCTTGAACAAATTAAGATCCCAGGGGAAAGAGGAAAATAAATGTCTTTCTCCCCCTTCCCTCCTAGGGAAGGGGGCTGGGGGGTTAGGTCTCTTGAACAAATTAAGATCCCAGGGGAAAGAGGAAAATAAATGTCTTTCTCCCCCTTCCCTCCTAGGGAAGGGGGCTGGGGGGTTAGGTCTCTTGAACAAATTAAGATCCCAGGGGAAAGAGGAAAATAAATGTCTTTCTCCCCCTTCCCTCCTAGGGAAGGGGGCTGGGGGGTTAGGTCTCTTGAACAAATCGAGATGCTCCTGAAATCTCTCTCTTGACTGCCGTGACTTAGTTCGATTTTGGACCACCAACTGCTGACTTACAAGGCAAACTCTCGGTATTTAGAGAGGCTATCTTCTCTGAAATCTCCCCTTGTCAGGGAGGTAAACGATTGGCTAAAATGTTGATCCCCATATTTTTTTAGCTTGAATTCATCCAGTTATGAGAAATTGAGATGAGTTGTCACTTAACTGAATTGTTGCTATTTCTTACAGAATAATAAAGAAAGTATTAAGGTGAATTTTTATTGGGGATCGCTTAAACCTATACGGGATAAAGGCTTGATGCCTTTTCTGCGTAAAATCACCTTACATCATAATAGAAACATCATTTGATAGTCCCCCAAGCACCCCTATGAAGACCTCAAATTGCCAATCCTCAGCCTGTCGCCATTGTCGGTTCTATACCCCTGAAGGCCGCAGGGGTGGCAACTGCCAACAACTCGGTGTACTGGTTCGTGGAGGCTGGAAAGCTTGTTCGTTAGCTTTACCTCCTTTTGCTCCTTCGTGGGAGGAGATTAAACCCGATATGATCGTCTTGGAAGACCAACGACTCCGGGTGGAGGGGACTCTATCCCTAGAAAGAGCATTCCACCAGCCTTCAGCCGAGGGACACAAGGCTCAAACCGATTCCGTGGTTGTCTCTACAAACCTCAATAAACCCGATAACGGTGAGCATTTTGTCTCAGTGAGCTAAAGGTCCAAAAAAAATTTGACATTCATGTTCATTTCATAAAAGTTAAACGATCGCAGTATTGGGTTGAATTGCTCAGTATAATTACTCAGTAAATTTTGCTTTTGGGGTTAAATTCCAAAAGCGATCGCAACTTTTAAACATCAGGGGTAAAAACCCGGTTTGGAAATCCAACCGGGTTGCATGATTCAAGGGCAGTGAATGATCTCGGCTATTCAAAAATTATGGCAACCAGGGATACTGACGAAAATCTGGTTGCCGTTTTTCTAGAAACGCTTGTTTTCCTTCCGCCCCTTCCTCTGTCATGTAATACAACATCGTGGCATTCCCCGCCAGTTCCTGTAACCCCGCTTGACCATCACAATCGGCATTAAAGGCAGCTTTCAGACACCGAATGGCGATCGGGCTTTTCTCTAAAATTTCATTCGCCCAGGTGACCCCCTCCGCCTCCAGTTGTTCCACTGGCACCACCGCATTCACCAACCCCATCTCCAACGCTTGGGTGGCATTATATTGCCGACAGAGAAACCAGATTTCCCGC includes:
- a CDS encoding SPOR domain-containing protein, whose translation is MIERSPKASPAPVSPEQGLKPALAAVLESLDVKLESELTRYRRQKRGDTVQPSYSGNGLTPPQKNPVDLITLSPSSKPPQQSPALELPSAQTLKFEALKPMPGPDAAQTASAGVNGSQNQPLDMPAIATSGDNGNLPSGDHPATANGMGLSTESPGALVGPTEGTDPRGPNEYLDSSEKLVNSLDRDNAKKLAELRARRKTRAQNSFLSPLGIGSMLLFVAASATLVYVVTQMGESGDEGTRTQATQGGNVNSLGTDPTSDNQAERITPDLTNSQFKPLDLGNLGTLEDKSPVAVPAPNPQESVPASAGAIAPTVTPNPAPGTPAPTSPGLSNLTTDYLAGSSQPAGTQPATGTAPTVAPNGGTAPAAPAAPATPATPAAPATSAAPATSAAPAAPAAPNTGVSPASLPGFYYVVMDYQNDESLWKAREVVPDAYLREYPIGVKIQVAAFEDQASAQAMVEQMKQQGMTGQIYRP
- a CDS encoding DUF721 domain-containing protein, with product MAFNSLDHILGALAAQTLGQQQREYQQLVESWAIAVGPKISQHTRPLAVERGVLRVATSSAAWAQNLMFERRRILQRLNVGRSEAIADIRFSPKDWSKSDVKCPDLADQEILWQDHPSRLAQLSADAEIPKGSEAGLTPSVELNPKRRGDSPIASTLRMDSQNRRKPGEVENAQGTFERWAQRVQAQSLGLPLCPDCGCPTPPGELDRWSVCALCAPKQWSG